A single genomic interval of Nostoc commune NIES-4072 harbors:
- a CDS encoding glycosyltransferase, translated as MIFLYSDVLYRAGGIETYLHALATHLHQEKIPFRVVVAELESCPLVDELVNKGINIYRQPRVWGDRWLVRQRLMLAWLSTQLKPGDWVFCVRQPMPELYLTIVRLVHQCGARIAASWMFAPEFIPPLPPYGQKFCQAVAETDAVISVSRCTVDQFKQVYGYTGKVHVVPYHNLLLFPQIVPLSSSPPWKIGFLGRLEIKQKNLDTLLKAIATLVKNGKLVELHLYGRGPDQPKLEALALELGIKQQVIFHGAYDHRQDLPDIMANCHLFVYPSRFEGGPCFTLLELMQAGRFCVAARVGGIPDLYEGYPEVGSLVSPDNPEELNQALAIALEKIANSSIDGEKIRARYFSGFDMQSAHQTWTSVID; from the coding sequence ATGATTTTCCTTTACTCCGATGTATTGTATCGTGCTGGTGGAATAGAAACTTATTTGCACGCTTTGGCAACTCATCTACACCAAGAAAAAATTCCCTTTCGTGTGGTAGTAGCTGAGTTAGAATCTTGCCCCTTAGTCGATGAGTTAGTCAATAAAGGTATCAATATTTACCGTCAACCTAGAGTATGGGGCGATCGCTGGTTAGTGAGACAACGCCTGATGTTGGCTTGGCTCAGTACTCAGTTAAAGCCTGGAGACTGGGTATTTTGTGTACGCCAACCTATGCCAGAATTATATTTAACTATAGTACGTCTGGTTCATCAGTGCGGTGCGAGAATTGCTGCTAGTTGGATGTTTGCTCCAGAGTTTATCCCTCCACTTCCACCCTACGGACAAAAATTCTGTCAGGCTGTAGCTGAAACAGATGCTGTTATTTCTGTATCCAGATGTACTGTTGATCAATTTAAACAGGTATATGGTTACACAGGTAAAGTTCATGTCGTGCCATATCACAATTTATTACTGTTTCCACAAATAGTTCCTTTATCGTCAAGTCCACCTTGGAAAATAGGATTTTTGGGAAGATTAGAAATAAAACAAAAGAATCTTGATACTCTACTAAAGGCGATCGCAACGTTAGTTAAAAATGGAAAGCTAGTAGAACTACACCTCTACGGACGCGGGCCGGATCAGCCGAAACTGGAAGCATTAGCACTGGAACTGGGTATTAAGCAGCAAGTTATTTTTCACGGTGCTTATGATCATCGCCAAGACTTGCCTGATATCATGGCAAATTGCCATTTATTTGTGTATCCTTCCAGGTTTGAAGGTGGCCCCTGCTTTACACTATTAGAATTGATGCAAGCCGGACGCTTTTGTGTAGCAGCAAGAGTAGGGGGAATTCCTGACTTATATGAGGGATATCCAGAAGTTGGTTCACTGGTTTCACCTGATAATCCAGAAGAATTGAATCAAGCACTTGCCATTGCTCTAGAGAAAATAGCAAATAGTTCTATAGATGGTGAAAAAATTCGTGCTAGATACTTTTCTGGCTTTGATATGCAATCTGCTCATCAAACTTGGACTTCTGTAATTGATTGA
- a CDS encoding methyltransferase domain-containing protein produces the protein MKTAFFVDILHCVQKSPENKVCKGTLKLSDDKLTCDICNYQYRRVQGIPILKSESLESSDTWFEQMYANRSRTLELASNYLQHEREFMVQFVRQFNIQGPCLEIGCGVGLFADISPKFIGLEYSLESLFADGFESFNRICADARLIPMADSSVECIFSFNTLEHVPNVDLAFSEMERILKSGGLLVLKPAWHCTSYNTELIPVLPYSDLNFRQKLVKFLLSVLTSKLYKFFTKIPWRLWRRVNCSRNNPLSWKKLIPYHGELWSGGDSDAVASIDSHEAILFYQSRGYECISHSTVWKQITAGHDIVILRK, from the coding sequence ATGAAAACAGCATTTTTTGTAGATATTCTACATTGTGTTCAGAAGTCCCCAGAAAATAAAGTATGCAAAGGTACTTTAAAGCTGAGTGACGATAAATTAACTTGTGATATTTGTAATTATCAGTATCGACGAGTACAAGGTATTCCAATCCTCAAATCTGAATCTCTTGAATCTTCTGATACTTGGTTTGAGCAAATGTATGCTAACCGCAGTCGTACTTTAGAACTTGCCAGTAACTATCTTCAACATGAAAGAGAATTCATGGTGCAGTTTGTGCGACAGTTTAATATCCAAGGGCCATGCCTAGAAATTGGATGTGGGGTCGGTCTATTCGCTGATATTTCCCCCAAATTTATTGGTCTAGAATATTCTTTAGAGTCACTTTTCGCCGACGGGTTCGAGTCCTTTAATCGGATATGTGCAGATGCCAGACTAATTCCAATGGCTGATTCTTCTGTTGAATGTATTTTTAGTTTTAATACTCTTGAACACGTTCCAAATGTTGATTTAGCTTTTTCAGAAATGGAACGAATATTAAAATCTGGTGGCTTACTAGTTTTGAAACCAGCCTGGCACTGTACTAGCTATAATACTGAGTTGATTCCTGTTCTACCTTATAGCGATCTCAATTTCCGACAAAAATTGGTCAAATTTCTCCTGTCTGTATTAACCTCAAAACTATATAAGTTTTTCACCAAAATACCTTGGCGTTTATGGCGACGAGTTAATTGTTCTAGAAATAATCCTTTGAGTTGGAAAAAACTCATTCCCTATCATGGAGAGCTATGGAGTGGTGGAGATTCTGATGCAGTAGCTAGTATTGACTCGCATGAAGCTATTCTTTTCTATCAAAGCCGAGGTTATGAATGTATATCTCATTCAACAGTATGGAAGCAGATTACAGCAGGACATGACATAGTGATACTTCGTAAATAA
- a CDS encoding class I SAM-dependent methyltransferase, whose protein sequence is MLSELFDNFESQPVTFHQFPRGAWSTPLADVASLLKVIVCSQPKRLMEVGSFRGYTALYLAQHIASDAKIITVDQYPDHGEAYRNTPYSFMIERRVGKTNEEIFQQDLPGSYDFIFLDADHSYASVKHDTELLLPLLSPNGFFLWHDYANWGYFDGKNGVPEYLKELSERLPIAHIIGSDLAIYSPAWAGEQKQLYLKATQPKVNPNQVDVWETTSLRG, encoded by the coding sequence TTGCTTTCAGAACTATTTGACAACTTTGAGTCTCAACCTGTCACGTTCCATCAATTTCCTCGTGGAGCTTGGTCTACTCCTTTAGCAGATGTCGCCTCTTTACTAAAGGTAATAGTTTGCAGTCAACCTAAAAGACTAATGGAAGTAGGTAGTTTTAGAGGCTATACAGCTCTATATTTAGCCCAACATATTGCCTCAGATGCCAAAATTATTACTGTAGACCAATATCCAGATCATGGTGAAGCTTACAGAAATACACCTTACTCCTTCATGATTGAAAGAAGAGTTGGCAAAACTAACGAGGAAATTTTTCAGCAAGATTTACCTGGGTCTTATGATTTCATCTTTCTCGATGCAGATCACTCCTATGCAAGCGTAAAGCATGATACTGAACTACTTTTGCCATTGCTTTCACCTAACGGCTTTTTCCTATGGCATGATTATGCCAACTGGGGTTACTTTGATGGTAAAAATGGTGTCCCAGAGTATTTGAAAGAACTCTCTGAGCGCTTACCCATTGCTCACATTATTGGTTCAGATTTAGCTATTTACTCCCCCGCCTGGGCTGGAGAACAAAAACAGCTTTATTTGAAAGCGACTCAACCAAAGGTTAATCCTAATCAGGTAGATGTTTGGGAAACAACCTCGTTACGAGGATAG